A genomic window from Candidatus Thiocaldithrix dubininis includes:
- a CDS encoding acyltransferase, which translates to MKLDQLTFTRYLAALSVVFFHYGNTVFPASITWLNPIVAMGSIAVSYFYALSGFIMAIAYYETDKTQYQLKPWRYWLARLARIYPVYLVALLLMILAKWQSTGSDLLKVILSLSMLQAWIPGYPLTLNAPGWSISVEMFFYLCLPLLLPLAYRFSLTKLSLLGLLIWLLTQIIHTTLLNSSGYQPFNRLHDFIYYNPIMHINTFILGLLVGIQLKQQGFARFQQPRINNIALLITALLTSLLLMTRHNFIDLTHIRIDYTNGLIAPLFLSIIVLLALNKSWLSTVFSLPIFILLGEASYSLYILQKPLHGIYEKVAPAWLLTHETAYFYSFLLVLTLSAIASYRWFETPLRRLINTIGSSSVNTRQNH; encoded by the coding sequence ATGAAACTAGATCAGCTAACCTTTACCCGTTATTTAGCTGCTTTATCCGTAGTATTTTTTCATTATGGCAATACGGTTTTTCCGGCTTCTATAACATGGTTGAATCCAATTGTGGCAATGGGTTCAATTGCGGTTAGCTATTTTTATGCGTTGTCGGGTTTTATTATGGCTATTGCTTATTATGAAACGGATAAGACGCAATATCAGCTAAAACCGTGGCGCTATTGGTTAGCACGCCTTGCTCGTATCTACCCCGTTTATTTAGTCGCTTTACTCTTAATGATACTAGCCAAATGGCAAAGCACAGGCAGCGACTTACTCAAAGTTATATTAAGCCTAAGCATGTTACAAGCATGGATACCGGGCTACCCATTAACGCTTAATGCTCCCGGCTGGTCTATTTCAGTAGAAATGTTTTTTTATTTATGTCTTCCCTTATTACTACCGCTGGCTTATCGCTTTAGTCTTACTAAATTAAGCTTACTAGGCTTATTGATTTGGTTGCTCACCCAAATTATACATACGACCTTATTAAACTCATCTGGCTACCAACCGTTTAATCGCTTACACGACTTTATTTACTATAACCCTATTATGCATATTAATACCTTTATATTAGGTTTATTAGTAGGCATTCAACTAAAGCAACAGGGCTTTGCCAGATTTCAGCAACCTCGAATTAATAATATAGCGTTGCTTATTACAGCATTATTAACTAGCTTATTATTGATGACCCGCCATAACTTTATTGATTTAACGCATATCCGAATTGATTACACCAATGGCTTAATAGCCCCTTTATTTTTAAGCATAATTGTGTTGCTGGCTTTAAATAAAAGCTGGTTAAGCACTGTATTTAGTTTACCTATTTTTATTTTATTAGGTGAAGCCAGTTATTCTTTATATATTTTGCAAAAGCCCTTGCATGGTATTTATGAAAAAGTAGCACCTGCGTGGTTATTAACCCACGAAACTGCTTATTTTTATAGCTTTTTATTGGTATTAACGCTAAGCGCGATTGCCTCTTATCGGTGGTTTGAAACACCATTACGACGTTTAATCAATACAATAGGCAGTTCATCTGTAAATACTAGGCAAAATCACTGA
- a CDS encoding undecaprenyl-phosphate glucose phosphotransferase: MENLKMDKTVSSELIYRVTDTIIILGILILASVYSPQYNSPGYLAAGLGASLLFSIIGRFTDIYTSWSGRPFLRDEAIRIIVTWLSTFLFLIFVIFSAKASEQFSRVVLISWLFVTPTLLIASRYSLRSIQASLKRIGFNNRTIAIAGITEQAVQFADSIEKQPSSGFQIAGFYDLGAATTTVELPSQYACLGNLDDMIEAARNGEWDQIYLAPHNSHALNSLNLMNDLADTITPIRMLPDKFTASLLNSRYLEIADHPVLCLFDAPLSLHSAFIKRLEDLFFSFIILILIAPLLIGISLAIKLTSKGPILFKQTRHGLRGEKFEVWKFRTMTVCENGTKITQATRNDHRVTKVGAFLRKTSLDELPQFFNVLQGHMSIVGPRPHAVAHNEEYRRIIPGYMLRHLMKPGITGWAQVNGWRGETDTIYKMQKRVELDMEYIHRWSLGLDIKIIFVTAFKTLYDKNAY, encoded by the coding sequence ATGGAAAACTTAAAAATGGACAAAACAGTAAGTTCGGAACTAATTTACAGGGTCACCGATACCATAATCATCCTTGGTATTCTCATCCTCGCGTCTGTTTATTCGCCTCAATACAATTCACCGGGTTACTTAGCGGCTGGATTAGGAGCCTCCTTGCTATTCAGCATCATTGGACGCTTTACTGATATTTACACCTCATGGAGTGGTCGCCCTTTCTTACGCGACGAAGCCATCCGTATCATTGTGACCTGGCTAAGCACCTTTTTGTTCCTTATCTTTGTTATTTTTTCAGCAAAGGCCTCTGAACAATTCTCGCGCGTAGTGTTGATTAGTTGGTTATTTGTAACTCCCACCTTACTGATTGCCAGCCGTTACAGCTTACGCTCGATACAAGCTTCTCTAAAACGCATTGGTTTTAATAATCGCACCATTGCAATCGCCGGAATTACTGAACAAGCGGTACAATTTGCCGACTCTATCGAAAAACAACCCAGCTCTGGTTTTCAAATTGCCGGATTTTATGACCTTGGCGCAGCAACCACGACTGTTGAACTGCCTAGCCAATACGCCTGTTTGGGCAATCTCGATGATATGATCGAAGCCGCTCGCAACGGTGAATGGGATCAAATTTATCTTGCCCCCCATAATAGCCATGCTTTAAATAGTTTAAACCTCATGAATGATCTTGCTGATACCATTACGCCTATTCGTATGTTGCCCGATAAATTTACAGCATCATTATTAAATAGCCGTTATTTAGAAATTGCCGATCATCCTGTTCTATGTTTATTTGATGCCCCCTTATCTTTACACAGTGCCTTTATCAAACGCTTAGAAGACTTATTCTTCAGTTTCATCATTTTAATTCTTATTGCGCCCTTATTAATCGGTATTAGTTTAGCCATTAAGTTAACCTCTAAAGGTCCGATCTTATTTAAACAAACCCGACATGGTTTACGGGGCGAAAAGTTTGAGGTGTGGAAATTTCGCACTATGACAGTCTGTGAAAACGGCACAAAAATCACACAAGCGACCCGTAATGATCACCGGGTTACGAAAGTCGGCGCATTTTTACGTAAAACCTCGTTGGATGAATTACCTCAATTCTTTAATGTATTGCAAGGACATATGTCTATTGTGGGTCCACGCCCCCATGCAGTGGCACATAATGAAGAATACCGTCGTATTATTCCGGGTTATATGCTGCGTCACTTAATGAAACCGGGCATTACAGGCTGGGCACAAGTAAATGGCTGGCGTGGTGAGACCGATACCATTTATAAAATGCAAAAGCGGGTCGAATTAGACATGGAATATATCCATCGTTGGAGCTTAGGCTTAGATATAAAAATTATTTTTGTAACAGCGTTTAAAACCTTATATGATAAAAATGCTTATTAA
- a CDS encoding glycosyltransferase produces MATVIVPAHNEASVIRRCLNSLIHQPGLDTLIVACNGCTDNTAAIVRNEYPQAICLEIAKPSKVNALNEAEKHINTWPVFYIDTDTVLSAGAIQTISQAMQAPNAPLLSAPEPVIDTQHSSWWVKQYYKIWLQLPYIRSGVVATCSYVISQKGHERFVSFPHVINDDGFVRCQFKPEERANIPNSKIYITAPATLFSLIKIKTRARLGNMELAQKGLCTQVEHKAYSQILQQQLYSKNALAALVYICIAFVIRLRARHQFKSLKTYVWEKDLTSRKG; encoded by the coding sequence ATGGCAACGGTAATTGTGCCTGCACACAATGAAGCAAGTGTGATTCGACGCTGTTTAAATAGTTTAATCCATCAGCCCGGTTTAGATACCCTAATTGTAGCTTGCAATGGTTGCACAGATAATACAGCCGCAATTGTACGCAATGAGTACCCTCAAGCGATTTGTTTAGAGATTGCTAAGCCTTCAAAGGTGAATGCACTAAACGAGGCAGAAAAGCACATTAACACTTGGCCGGTGTTTTATATTGATACAGATACGGTACTTTCAGCAGGTGCCATTCAAACGATTAGCCAAGCCATGCAAGCGCCTAATGCACCTTTATTGAGCGCACCTGAACCTGTCATCGACACCCAACATTCCTCTTGGTGGGTCAAACAATATTACAAAATTTGGTTACAACTGCCGTATATTCGCTCTGGTGTCGTTGCCACCTGTAGCTATGTGATTAGCCAAAAAGGGCATGAGCGCTTTGTCAGCTTCCCCCATGTGATTAATGACGATGGGTTTGTGCGTTGCCAATTCAAGCCCGAAGAACGCGCTAACATTCCTAATAGTAAAATTTATATTACTGCCCCTGCTACCCTCTTTTCCCTTATCAAGATTAAGACGCGTGCCCGATTAGGTAACATGGAACTTGCACAAAAAGGGCTTTGTACGCAGGTTGAGCACAAAGCGTATAGCCAGATTTTGCAACAACAACTATATAGTAAAAATGCATTAGCCGCCTTGGTGTATATCTGTATTGCCTTCGTGATTCGTTTACGGGCGCGTCATCAATTCAAATCCTTAAAAACCTATGTATGGGAAAAGGATTTAACCTCAAGAAAAGGTTGA
- a CDS encoding glycosyltransferase family 2 protein: MNTPNLSIILVSYNTVAYITRALASVYQETLETSFEVIVVDNASTDDSVAVLRQQFPQIKLIESKQNLGFAGGVRLGVAQASGHYLLLLNPDTVILDNAIDKLVKFAQQYPNNGIWGGVTLNNDLSLNSQHAWEKPTFKNLLFSALGLSKTFNKSAFFNSANYGDWARDFIKEVDILSGCFFLTTRQLWDQLGGLDASFFMYAEEADYCLKATALGYQPIVTPDARIIHHGGVSHSHFSGKMIKLLKGKVELIHRHIPAYKRPFYKALLSLYVWNKHIQHKFLKAGTEAQLEWQKVIEQRANWQQGYH, encoded by the coding sequence ATGAACACTCCTAATTTAAGCATTATTTTGGTTTCTTATAATACTGTTGCTTATATTACACGTGCCCTCGCCTCTGTTTATCAAGAAACATTGGAAACCTCATTTGAAGTAATTGTAGTCGATAATGCATCAACAGACGATTCGGTTGCCGTTCTACGCCAACAATTTCCGCAAATAAAATTAATTGAATCCAAACAAAATCTAGGTTTTGCGGGCGGTGTACGCTTAGGGGTAGCACAAGCCAGCGGTCACTATTTATTATTATTAAACCCAGATACAGTTATCTTGGATAATGCTATTGATAAACTAGTTAAATTTGCCCAACAATATCCCAACAATGGCATTTGGGGTGGAGTGACTTTAAATAATGATTTGAGTTTAAATAGCCAACACGCATGGGAAAAACCCACCTTTAAAAACCTATTATTTAGCGCATTAGGCTTAAGCAAAACTTTTAATAAAAGTGCATTTTTTAATAGTGCTAATTATGGTGATTGGGCTAGAGATTTCATTAAAGAAGTGGATATTTTATCAGGCTGTTTTTTCTTAACAACGCGACAACTATGGGATCAACTGGGCGGATTAGACGCCAGCTTTTTTATGTATGCTGAAGAAGCCGATTATTGTTTAAAAGCTACAGCGTTAGGTTATCAACCGATTGTTACACCTGATGCCCGCATTATTCATCATGGTGGGGTTAGCCACAGTCATTTTTCGGGTAAAATGATTAAACTTTTAAAAGGTAAAGTTGAATTAATTCATCGGCATATTCCAGCGTATAAACGCCCTTTTTACAAAGCCTTGTTGTCCTTATATGTATGGAACAAACATATCCAACATAAATTTTTAAAAGCCGGTACTGAAGCCCAACTTGAATGGCAAAAAGTGATTGAACAACGGGCAAATTGGCAACAGGGGTATCATTAA
- a CDS encoding DapH/DapD/GlmU-related protein, giving the protein MRLRFVNQSMYMGLVKIRDSLLWLRTWYFRSLYGMDIAPDVRISFKARLDKTNPRCLSIGEKTYIAFDSIILAHDYATRRHGGAFEQKTKIGANCFIGCGAIIMPGVTIGDQVIVGAGSVVTKDVPSGSIVGGNPAKIIRSNIQTIAYGRLA; this is encoded by the coding sequence ATGAGACTACGTTTCGTTAATCAATCCATGTATATGGGCTTAGTAAAAATACGCGATAGTTTATTATGGCTACGCACTTGGTATTTTCGCAGTCTATACGGTATGGATATAGCACCAGACGTACGTATTTCCTTTAAAGCTCGCTTGGATAAAACCAATCCAAGATGTTTAAGTATTGGTGAGAAAACCTATATTGCATTTGATTCGATTATTTTAGCGCATGATTATGCAACTCGGCGACATGGTGGTGCATTTGAACAAAAAACCAAAATTGGTGCGAACTGCTTTATCGGCTGCGGCGCAATTATTATGCCGGGTGTTACTATTGGCGACCAAGTAATTGTAGGTGCGGGCAGTGTTGTTACCAAAGATGTCCCCTCAGGTTCAATTGTCGGCGGTAACCCCGCTAAAATAATTCGATCTAATATTCAAACTATTGCTTATGGGAGATTGGCATGA